One window of Panthera tigris isolate Pti1 chromosome C2, P.tigris_Pti1_mat1.1, whole genome shotgun sequence genomic DNA carries:
- the CCR8 gene encoding C-C chemokine receptor type 8 — translation MDYTLEPNVTTVTDDYYPDISSSPCDGELIQRDNKLLLAIFYCVLFVFSLLGNSLVILVLVTCKRLRSITDIYLLNLALSDLLFVFTFPFQTHYQLDQWVFGTAMCKLVSGFYYIGFFSSMFFITLMSVDRYLAVVHAVYAMTVRTARTGTALSLVMWLIAVAVTSPLLVLYQVASEDGVLQCYSSYSQQTLKWKIFIYFEINILGLLVPFTILIFCYVSILHQLKSCPNHSKTKAIKLVLIVVVASLLFWVPFNVVLFLTSLFNMKILDGCVLSQRLIYATHVTETISFTHCCVNPVIYAFMGEKFKKHLSEIFQKSCGHILLYAGRRIPRQGWDRSSSSCQNPLRSSSIDNIL, via the coding sequence ATGGATTACACCCTGGAGCCCAATGTGACAACAGTAACTGACGACTACTATCCTGATATCTCGTCAAGCCCCTGCGACGGGGAACTTATCCAAAGAGATAACAAGTTGTTACTTGCCATCTTCTACTGTGTCCTGTTTGTATTCAGTCTTCTGGGGAACAGCCTGGTCATCCTGGTCCTCGTCACCTGCAAGAGGCTAAGGAGCATCACAGACATATACCTCTTGAACCTGGCCCTGTCGGACCTGCTTTTTGTCTTCACCTTCCCCTTCCAGACCCACTATCAGCTGGACCAGTGGGTGTTTGGGACTGCAATGTGCAAGCTGGTCTCCGGTTTCTATTACATCGGCTTCTTCAGCAGCATGTTCTTCATCACCCTCATGAGTGTGGACAGGTACCTGGCAGTTGTCCACGCTGTGTACGCCATGACAGTGAGGACGGCCAGAACGGGCACAGCCCTGAGTCTGGTCATGTGGCTGATTGCCGTCGCGGTCACCAGCCCGCTCCTGGTATTGTACCAAGTGGCCTCCGAAGACGGCGTTCTACAGTGTTACTCGTCTTACAGTCAGCAGACTCTGAAGTGGAAGATCTTCATCTACTTTGAGATTAACATCTTAGGTCTGCTGGTCCCATTCACCATCCTTATCTTCTGCTACGTGAGCATCCTGCACCAACTGAAGAGTTGCCCAAACCACAGCAAGACCAAGGCCATCAAGCTGGTGCTCATTGTCGTGGTCGCTTCTTTGCTCTTCTGGGTCCCGTTCAACGTGGTCCTCTTCCTCACGTCCCTGTTCAACATGAAGATCTTGGACGGATGTGTCCTGAGCCAGCGGCTCATTTATGCCACCCATGTCACAGAAACCATCTCCTTCACTCACTGCTGCGTGAACCCTGTGATCTACGCTTTCATGGGCGAGAAGTTCAAGAAACACCTCTCAGAAATATTCCAGAAGAGCTGCGGCCACATCCTCCTCTACGCAGGAAGACGAatccccaggcagggctgggacaGGTCCTCCTCGTCTTGCCAGAACCCCTTGCGATCCTCCAGTATAGACAACATTTTGTGA